From one Flavobacterium kingsejongi genomic stretch:
- a CDS encoding C45 family autoproteolytic acyltransferase/hydolase has product MKQLYTFILVLLLVSCGVSRSVHHLPQTIGYHEEIPSVQKHTATAFSYKNNFLVQNPQKLWELYAEGDPLERGMIIGSLSDSLIKYQEKVFFGKIGELVPSKFRQRLLRHFLKYYNRNLYKNVLEEYQTEIYGLSLYTSNDFDYLGPKYLRTLYLHGAHDIGHALTDLSLVGCTSFAVWNEKSADGTLLIGRNLDFYAGDDFATNKVVYFIRPDQGYPYMSVSWPGMLGVVSGMNLEGLTVTINAGKSSIPLSAKTPISLVAREIVQYARTIEEAIAIAKKRKVFVSESIMVGSAADHKAVLIEVSPSHFGVYEVANKPELVCANHFQSMEYQDDSKNLKHIRDSHSQYRFDRMTELLNSHETINPEQAAAILRNTNGLQDALLGYGNEKALNQLLAHHGIIFQPELRRVWVSANPYQLGTFVCYDLNTVFNTQKHEGIPVSLATTPLNMAPDPFLETKAYANYEAFRIQNRIFDAALRSNDAVTDIFIAEYQSLNPEYWGVYEKAGRYYLRHKEMAKAKVNFEKALTKEITTLPERKAIEKILKNKF; this is encoded by the coding sequence ATGAAACAGTTGTATACATTTATTTTGGTGCTTCTTCTCGTTTCCTGCGGTGTTTCACGTTCAGTGCATCACCTGCCGCAAACTATAGGCTACCATGAAGAAATCCCATCAGTCCAAAAACACACTGCCACTGCATTCTCCTATAAGAATAATTTTTTGGTACAAAACCCTCAGAAACTTTGGGAGTTGTATGCCGAAGGAGATCCTTTAGAACGGGGAATGATTATTGGAAGCCTTAGTGATTCCCTGATAAAGTACCAGGAGAAAGTATTTTTTGGCAAAATCGGAGAGCTGGTTCCTTCTAAATTCCGGCAACGCCTCTTACGTCATTTTCTGAAGTACTACAACCGCAACCTCTATAAAAATGTATTGGAAGAATACCAGACTGAAATTTATGGACTTTCTCTTTATACCTCCAATGATTTCGATTATTTAGGCCCCAAATACCTGAGGACATTATACCTGCACGGTGCTCATGATATCGGGCATGCATTAACCGATCTTTCACTGGTTGGCTGTACCTCTTTTGCGGTATGGAATGAAAAGAGTGCAGACGGAACGTTGTTGATTGGACGGAATCTTGATTTTTATGCCGGCGATGATTTTGCAACAAATAAAGTGGTTTATTTTATTCGCCCGGATCAGGGCTATCCTTATATGTCCGTTTCCTGGCCTGGTATGCTGGGAGTGGTTTCCGGAATGAATCTTGAAGGCCTGACGGTAACAATCAATGCCGGAAAATCCAGTATACCATTATCCGCAAAAACACCCATTTCCTTGGTAGCGCGGGAAATCGTTCAGTATGCAAGAACGATTGAAGAAGCCATTGCTATTGCCAAAAAACGGAAGGTCTTTGTATCAGAATCCATTATGGTGGGTAGTGCAGCCGACCACAAAGCCGTGCTGATTGAAGTATCCCCCAGCCATTTTGGCGTCTATGAAGTGGCAAACAAACCGGAATTAGTCTGTGCCAATCATTTTCAGAGTATGGAATACCAGGACGACAGCAAGAATTTGAAACATATCCGGGATAGCCATTCCCAATATCGTTTCGACCGCATGACGGAGTTGTTGAATTCCCATGAGACGATTAATCCCGAACAGGCGGCGGCAATATTGCGAAACACCAATGGGTTGCAGGATGCCTTACTCGGTTATGGTAATGAAAAAGCCCTAAACCAACTTTTAGCACATCACGGTATTATCTTCCAGCCGGAATTGAGACGTGTTTGGGTATCTGCAAATCCCTACCAACTCGGAACCTTTGTCTGCTATGACCTGAATACTGTTTTTAACACCCAAAAACACGAAGGGATTCCTGTCTCCCTTGCAACCACCCCTCTCAATATGGCGCCGGATCCATTTTTGGAGACAAAAGCCTATGCCAATTATGAGGCCTTCCGGATTCAAAACCGTATTTTTGATGCAGCATTACGATCAAACGATGCCGTAACTGATATTTTTATAGCAGAATACCAATCGCTCAATCCCGAATATTGGGGAGTATATGAAAAGGCGGGACGCTATTACCTCCGGCACAAAGAAATGGCAAAGGCAAAAGTCAATTTTGAGAAGGCGTTGACAAAAGAAATCACGACGCTTCCGGAACGTAAGGCAATTGAAAAAATCCTGAAAAATAAATTTTAA
- a CDS encoding phenylacetate--CoA ligase family protein, giving the protein MIFPAIERASQKAIQATQEQLLQEVMQYVNTHSEFYKSLFQKNGIVVDHIRTIADLQQLPVTTKDDLQQHNDAFLCVPKKKIIDYCTTSGTLGDPVTFGLTDKDLDRLAYNEAISFDCAGIQEGDVVQLMTTIDRRFVAGLAYFLGLRKLGAGVIRVGAGIPQLQWDSILKYHPDYLITVPSFLLKLIEFAENHNIDYKNCGIKGAICIGEPLRNQDFSKNLLALKIAEKWDIPLFSTYASTEMSTAFTECSAGQGGHHHPELIITEVLDDNNQPVAEGQTGELTITTLGVEGMPLIRFKTGDIVQLHSTPCTCGRTTQRVGPVVGRKQQMIKYKGTTLYPPAMHDVLNHFDAVENHVIEIYHNELGTDEIRIKIAAKVPTEELLQEIKDYFRAKLRVTPKIEFASVEALQQMVFPLLSRKPVRFFDMR; this is encoded by the coding sequence ATGATATTTCCAGCGATAGAAAGGGCTTCCCAAAAAGCAATACAGGCAACTCAGGAGCAATTACTCCAGGAAGTAATGCAGTATGTCAATACCCATTCCGAATTTTATAAAAGCCTTTTCCAAAAAAACGGGATAGTGGTTGACCATATTCGTACAATTGCCGATCTTCAGCAACTTCCTGTTACTACCAAAGATGACCTGCAGCAGCATAATGACGCATTTCTATGTGTGCCCAAGAAAAAAATTATAGATTATTGTACCACTTCGGGAACTTTGGGAGATCCGGTAACTTTTGGATTGACCGATAAAGATTTAGACCGACTGGCCTATAATGAAGCCATCTCATTTGATTGTGCCGGGATTCAGGAAGGTGATGTAGTACAGCTGATGACTACCATTGACCGCCGTTTTGTTGCAGGCCTTGCCTATTTTCTCGGCCTTCGGAAGTTGGGAGCAGGAGTCATTCGTGTAGGTGCCGGGATTCCACAATTGCAATGGGATTCCATCTTAAAATACCATCCGGATTACCTTATTACCGTTCCGTCATTTCTACTGAAACTGATTGAATTTGCTGAAAATCACAACATCGATTATAAGAATTGTGGTATCAAAGGGGCAATTTGTATTGGAGAGCCTTTACGAAACCAGGATTTTTCTAAAAACCTGCTGGCACTAAAGATTGCTGAAAAATGGGATATCCCGTTGTTTTCAACCTATGCTTCTACAGAAATGAGTACGGCTTTTACCGAGTGTAGTGCCGGGCAGGGGGGACACCACCATCCGGAACTGATTATTACCGAAGTACTAGATGACAATAACCAACCTGTAGCCGAAGGACAAACCGGAGAACTGACAATTACCACATTAGGGGTGGAAGGGATGCCATTGATCCGTTTTAAAACGGGAGATATTGTACAGTTGCATTCTACGCCCTGTACCTGTGGGCGTACCACACAAAGGGTAGGGCCAGTAGTAGGGCGCAAGCAGCAAATGATCAAATACAAAGGCACTACTTTATATCCGCCTGCAATGCATGATGTACTGAATCATTTTGATGCTGTAGAAAACCATGTGATTGAAATTTACCATAATGAATTGGGAACTGATGAAATACGGATCAAAATAGCAGCAAAAGTTCCTACGGAAGAATTGCTACAGGAGATAAAAGATTATTTCCGGGCCAAATTAAGAGTAACACCCAAAATAGAATTTGCTTCAGTTGAAGCATTACAGCAAATGGTTTTTCCCTTACTCAGCCGCAAGCCGGTACGTTTTTTTGACATGCGGTAA
- a CDS encoding 2OG-Fe(II) oxygenase: protein MENSFERLIASYIENKVGISEHFISDALAAHLKQNLRTLNAEKLLLAAGTGNGDKLLHNTAVRSDAIYWLDKKHNNPHENEFFLRIEDFIRYLNDSCYTGITDYEFHYTLYEPGAFYVRHLDRFKNNPGREFSMISYLNENWKESDGGELLIHQDGHDEKITPTQGKTVFFKSNELEHQVLPTQADRLSVTGWLKRG, encoded by the coding sequence ATGGAAAACAGTTTCGAGAGGTTGATCGCGAGTTACATTGAAAACAAGGTTGGCATTTCAGAACATTTTATTAGTGATGCGCTCGCAGCACATCTCAAGCAAAATCTGCGTACACTGAATGCAGAGAAATTATTGCTCGCAGCAGGAACCGGGAACGGAGATAAACTATTGCACAATACTGCCGTCCGGAGCGATGCCATTTACTGGCTCGACAAAAAGCACAATAATCCTCATGAAAATGAGTTTTTCCTCCGAATCGAAGATTTTATCCGATACCTCAATGACAGCTGTTATACCGGAATTACAGATTATGAATTTCATTATACCCTGTATGAGCCTGGTGCTTTTTATGTAAGGCATCTCGATCGATTCAAGAATAATCCCGGAAGGGAATTTTCCATGATCAGTTACCTGAATGAGAACTGGAAAGAGTCAGATGGTGGAGAGCTTCTAATTCACCAGGACGGTCATGATGAAAAGATTACGCCTACTCAGGGGAAAACAGTATTTTTTAAAAGCAATGAACTGGAGCACCAGGTACTCCCTACACAAGCCGACCGACTTAGCGTAACAGGATGGCTGAAAAGGGGTTAG